In Sporomusaceae bacterium FL31, one genomic interval encodes:
- the glmM_2 gene encoding phosphoglucosamine mutase encodes MGRLFGTDGVRGVANKELTPELAFRLGRAATAFFGEESHCQPVVVIGRDTRISGQMLEAALAAGICSAGGKAILAGVVPTPAVAYLTRKLNAQAGVVISASHNPYPDNGIKFFAGTGYKLPDVVEEKLEDLVLQTTDELARPTAEGVGTIEYRHDLIKEYIDYAISTVGESFAGFKIVVDCSNGAAFEVAPAVLKSLGAEVVVINDSPNGININKDCGSTHMAGLQQAVIKHQADIGIAHDGDADRCLAVDETGALVDGDQIMVICALELLKQNQLKDNTLVTTVMSNIGLHQAIKKAGGRLEITPVGDRYVLENMREYGYTLGGEQSGHIIFNEHSTTGDGLITALQLIWSTRKSGKKLSELAGLMTRYPQLLVNVRVQSKDGWQDNQIIDAAIKAGEAELGESGRILVRPSGTEPLIRVMAEGPTLPQLEKLVHGIADVIKQEQGQS; translated from the coding sequence ATGGGGAGACTTTTTGGAACAGATGGAGTTCGTGGTGTAGCGAATAAGGAGCTGACTCCTGAATTAGCTTTTCGTTTAGGTCGGGCGGCAACTGCTTTTTTTGGTGAGGAATCTCATTGTCAGCCTGTAGTAGTAATTGGGCGGGATACCCGCATATCCGGGCAGATGCTTGAGGCAGCCTTGGCGGCAGGAATTTGTTCGGCAGGTGGTAAAGCGATTCTAGCTGGAGTTGTACCTACACCGGCTGTGGCTTATTTAACTCGCAAGCTTAACGCTCAGGCGGGTGTAGTCATCTCAGCTTCGCATAATCCGTATCCCGATAATGGCATTAAATTTTTTGCCGGTACAGGCTATAAGCTGCCTGATGTTGTGGAAGAAAAGTTAGAAGACTTAGTATTGCAAACAACCGATGAATTAGCCCGTCCAACTGCTGAGGGCGTGGGAACGATTGAGTACCGCCATGACCTGATCAAAGAATATATCGATTATGCGATTAGTACAGTAGGGGAATCTTTCGCCGGATTCAAAATCGTTGTTGACTGTTCTAACGGAGCGGCTTTTGAAGTGGCACCTGCTGTGCTGAAAAGTCTGGGTGCTGAGGTAGTCGTCATTAATGACAGCCCTAACGGCATTAATATTAACAAAGATTGTGGTTCAACTCATATGGCCGGTTTGCAGCAAGCCGTCATTAAGCATCAAGCCGATATCGGGATTGCCCATGATGGTGACGCCGATCGCTGCCTGGCCGTTGATGAAACCGGTGCTTTGGTGGATGGCGATCAAATTATGGTGATTTGTGCATTGGAGCTCTTGAAACAAAACCAACTTAAAGACAATACGCTGGTTACAACGGTGATGAGTAATATTGGTCTGCATCAGGCCATTAAAAAAGCTGGCGGCAGGTTAGAGATCACTCCTGTTGGTGACCGTTATGTGCTAGAGAATATGAGAGAGTATGGGTATACCCTGGGTGGCGAACAATCCGGTCATATCATCTTCAACGAACATAGCACCACTGGCGATGGTTTGATTACCGCGTTGCAACTGATCTGGTCAACCCGTAAAAGCGGCAAAAAGCTTTCAGAGCTGGCAGGACTTATGACACGCTATCCACAGCTTTTAGTCAATGTACGCGTCCAGAGCAAAGATGGCTGGCAAGATAATCAGATTATCGATGCGGCGATCAAGGCTGGTGAAGCTGAACTAGGAGAAAGCGGCCGTATTTTAGTACGACCATCTGGCACAGAGCCCTTAATCCGGGTTATGGCTGAGGGACCGACGTTACCCCAGTTGGAAAAGCTGGTTCACGGTATTGCCGATGTGATTAAACAGGAGCAAGGACAAAGTTAA
- the glmS gene encoding glutamine--fructose-6-phosphate aminotransferase [isomerizing] codes for MCGIVGYIGPNEAAPFLIEGLTKLEYRGYDSAGIAVFDGNRINVEKSVGRLGILEKKIESHQPQGHIGIGHTRWATHGRPSDVNSHPHTDCSGKFVVVHNGIIENYLTLKEQLIEKGHVFTSETDTEVVAHLVEEYYTGDLEAAVKKVLSVIEGSYSLVFMTEHEPDKIICTKQDNPLVIGLGEGENFIASDIPAIINRTRKTYILSDGEMAIVTKDSVWVQNRQGVPVTKKVFEVNWDAEAAEKGGYEHFMIKEIYEQPKAVRETMSARLAKDDSAILLDELKWNKHDIKAFKKIFIVACGTAYHAGVVGKYYIEKLARIPVEVDIASEFRYRSPLVDENTLTIVVSQSGETSDTLAALKEAKRLGSRTLAVTNVVGSSIAREADNVIYTWAGPEIAVASTKAYTTQLVTMFMLATYMAGLKETLSPERIKELIQGLRNLPSQVHEILEDVEPIKTFAQKYGFNEDVFFIGRSLDYAVALEGSLKLKEISYIHAEAYAAGELKHGTLALIIEGVPVIALATQSDVYEKTLSNIKEVKARDAVVIGIALKGDAQIDKYVDHVIFIPATDKLLAPILAVLPLQLLSYYAAVTRGCDVDKPRNLAKSVTVE; via the coding sequence ATGTGTGGTATTGTTGGTTATATTGGCCCTAATGAGGCCGCTCCCTTTTTAATCGAAGGTTTGACCAAACTGGAATACCGTGGCTACGATTCAGCCGGTATTGCAGTATTTGATGGTAATAGAATAAATGTTGAGAAAAGTGTTGGCCGTCTTGGAATTTTGGAGAAAAAAATCGAAAGTCACCAACCTCAAGGACATATTGGGATTGGTCATACACGGTGGGCTACTCATGGCCGTCCTTCTGACGTCAACTCTCATCCTCATACCGATTGCTCAGGCAAGTTTGTTGTTGTGCATAACGGGATTATCGAGAACTATCTTACTTTAAAAGAACAGCTGATTGAGAAAGGCCATGTCTTCACTTCTGAAACTGATACTGAAGTAGTTGCTCATTTAGTGGAAGAATATTATACTGGGGATTTAGAAGCAGCTGTCAAAAAAGTGCTGTCTGTTATTGAAGGCTCCTATTCTTTGGTGTTTATGACCGAACATGAGCCTGATAAAATTATCTGCACCAAGCAGGACAATCCGCTGGTTATTGGCCTGGGTGAAGGCGAAAACTTTATCGCCTCCGATATTCCGGCCATCATCAACCGTACCCGTAAAACCTATATTCTTAGCGATGGCGAAATGGCCATTGTAACCAAAGATTCGGTTTGGGTTCAAAATCGTCAGGGTGTTCCAGTGACGAAAAAGGTATTTGAAGTAAACTGGGATGCTGAAGCTGCCGAAAAAGGCGGCTATGAGCACTTCATGATCAAAGAAATCTACGAGCAGCCAAAAGCTGTACGTGAAACCATGTCGGCGCGCCTGGCTAAGGATGACAGTGCCATTCTGCTTGATGAACTTAAATGGAATAAGCATGATATCAAAGCCTTTAAGAAGATCTTTATTGTGGCTTGCGGTACAGCTTACCATGCCGGTGTTGTTGGGAAATATTATATTGAAAAATTAGCTCGCATTCCGGTTGAAGTGGATATTGCCTCCGAGTTCCGCTATCGCTCACCATTGGTTGATGAGAACACACTGACTATTGTTGTTAGCCAATCAGGCGAGACCAGTGATACGCTGGCTGCATTAAAAGAGGCTAAGCGTCTTGGCTCCAGAACCTTGGCGGTAACGAATGTAGTTGGTTCCTCTATTGCCCGTGAAGCTGACAATGTCATCTATACTTGGGCTGGCCCGGAAATTGCCGTAGCTTCCACAAAGGCGTACACCACTCAGCTTGTAACCATGTTCATGCTGGCAACTTATATGGCTGGACTTAAAGAAACGCTTTCACCAGAGCGGATTAAAGAACTGATCCAAGGCTTACGCAATTTGCCAAGCCAAGTTCATGAGATCCTCGAGGATGTTGAGCCGATTAAGACCTTTGCTCAAAAATATGGTTTCAATGAAGATGTATTCTTCATTGGGCGTTCACTTGACTATGCTGTAGCCTTGGAAGGTTCGCTGAAGCTAAAAGAAATTTCCTATATCCATGCTGAAGCTTATGCTGCCGGTGAACTGAAACACGGAACGCTGGCTCTTATCATTGAAGGAGTACCAGTCATTGCCCTGGCTACTCAAAGCGATGTCTACGAAAAGACTTTAAGCAATATCAAAGAAGTAAAAGCACGTGATGCTGTGGTCATCGGGATTGCCTTAAAAGGAGATGCACAAATCGATAAGTATGTCGATCATGTTATCTTTATTCCGGCTACTGATAAACTCTTAGCCCCAATCCTGGCTGTTCTTCCATTACAACTCCTGTCCTACTATGCTGCTGTAACCCGTGGCTGCGACGTTGATAAGCCACGCAATTTGGCAAAAAGTGTTACTGTAGAATAA